The following are encoded in a window of Solidesulfovibrio magneticus RS-1 genomic DNA:
- a CDS encoding radical SAM protein: protein MSKRSSVALGTILKQSVKVARHPWIAGRLAALEKEKFLFSFLNPQAETGHARSIRQLSIRITDVCNLRCHTCGQWGDQGFLHGCDLKDLKKKEISPERYLALLEDLARHGHRPSVYLWGGEPTMYKGWLEIIERATELRMPTSIATNATRVAAAADRLAAAPMFLLQMSIDGHSAETHNAARPSAGGGDNHKVVQEALSAIKEAKKAHKTQLPLVAALTTISSANVHHLVDIYEAYKDRVDLFVYYLSWWIDEKSAKAHDEDFTRRFGFTPKLHWGWVGDWTIKDHETLNKQLAEVQRRSKGWNNPPVNIIPNVAGVDSLREYYTNHESTFGYNQCISIYQAVELDSNGDMSPCRDYHDYIVGNVRDHTITELWNSESYRRFRASLHTEGLMPSCTRCCGLMGY, encoded by the coding sequence ATGAGCAAGCGCAGCAGCGTCGCCCTTGGCACGATTCTCAAGCAGTCGGTCAAGGTGGCCCGTCATCCCTGGATCGCCGGCCGCCTGGCCGCCCTTGAGAAAGAAAAGTTCCTGTTTTCCTTCCTCAATCCCCAGGCCGAGACCGGCCATGCCCGCAGCATCCGGCAGCTCTCCATCCGCATCACGGACGTGTGCAATCTGCGCTGTCATACCTGCGGCCAGTGGGGCGACCAGGGTTTTCTCCACGGATGCGATCTCAAGGACCTGAAGAAAAAGGAAATCTCGCCGGAGCGCTATCTGGCGCTCTTGGAGGATCTGGCCCGTCACGGCCATCGTCCTTCGGTGTACCTGTGGGGCGGCGAGCCGACCATGTATAAAGGATGGTTGGAGATCATCGAGCGGGCAACCGAGCTGAGAATGCCGACGTCCATCGCCACCAACGCCACGCGTGTGGCGGCGGCGGCGGACCGTTTGGCGGCCGCGCCGATGTTTTTGCTCCAGATGTCCATCGACGGCCATTCGGCCGAGACCCACAATGCGGCCCGGCCTTCGGCCGGCGGCGGCGACAACCACAAAGTGGTCCAGGAAGCCCTGTCGGCCATCAAGGAAGCCAAGAAGGCCCACAAGACCCAGCTGCCGCTGGTGGCAGCCTTGACCACGATTTCCAGCGCCAACGTCCATCATTTGGTGGATATTTACGAGGCCTACAAGGATCGGGTCGATCTTTTTGTCTATTACCTGTCCTGGTGGATTGACGAAAAGAGCGCCAAGGCCCATGACGAGGACTTCACCCGTCGCTTCGGCTTCACGCCCAAGCTGCATTGGGGATGGGTGGGCGATTGGACCATCAAGGACCATGAGACGCTCAACAAGCAGCTGGCCGAAGTGCAGCGCCGTTCCAAGGGCTGGAACAATCCGCCGGTCAACATCATCCCCAACGTGGCCGGCGTGGACAGCCTGCGCGAGTACTACACCAACCACGAATCGACCTTTGGCTACAACCAGTGCATCTCCATCTATCAGGCGGTGGAGCTGGATTCCAACGGCGACATGTCGCCGTGCCGCGACTATCATGACTACATCGTCGGCAACGTGCGCGACCACACCATCACCGAGCTGTGGAACAGCGAGTCCTATCGCCGCTTCCGTGCCAGCCTGCACACCGAGGGGCTGATGCCGTCGTGCACCCGTTGTTGCGGGTTGATGGGGTATTGA
- a CDS encoding adenylosuccinate synthase, with protein sequence MGEFPTQQNPGSGRGIVIHGAQWGDEGKGKIVDLLTESAKAVVRFQGGNNAGHTLVVGGEKTIVHLMPSGILHDGKTCLIGNGVVLDPEVLCREMDTLAAQGVDVTPERLTISKKTQVIMPYHRLLDGARETLLAGAKIGTTGRGIGPCYEDKMARIGIRAGDFAYPELLAKKIAKALVEKNTLFTKLYDMPALDPDAVLEQILPVAKRLVPYLGDVSSIIQKTLAAGGDVLFEGAQGTHLDIDHGTYPFVTSSNTVSGQAAAGSGCAPSVLGRVVAVVKAYTTRVGSGPFPTELFGTVGDYLQEKGGEFGATTGRKRRCGWLDLVLLRESARLSGPTDIALTKLDVLSGLFEIKICIGYRYKGKVYEYPPQDEGALEFVEPIYETMPGWEEDLSGITTWEDLPLAAREYVSRIEQSLKTTCSILSVGPDRRQTIIRG encoded by the coding sequence ATGGGTGAATTTCCGACGCAGCAAAACCCCGGTTCCGGGCGCGGCATCGTCATCCACGGCGCCCAGTGGGGCGACGAAGGCAAGGGCAAGATCGTCGATCTGCTCACCGAATCGGCCAAAGCCGTGGTGCGCTTCCAGGGCGGCAACAACGCCGGCCACACCCTGGTCGTGGGCGGCGAGAAAACCATCGTGCACCTGATGCCCTCGGGCATCCTCCACGACGGCAAGACGTGCCTCATCGGCAACGGCGTGGTGCTCGACCCCGAAGTGCTGTGCCGCGAGATGGACACCCTGGCCGCCCAGGGCGTGGACGTCACCCCCGAGCGCCTGACCATCTCCAAAAAAACCCAAGTCATCATGCCCTACCACCGGCTCCTCGACGGCGCGCGCGAAACGCTGCTGGCCGGCGCGAAGATCGGCACCACCGGCCGGGGCATCGGCCCCTGCTACGAAGACAAGATGGCCCGCATCGGCATCCGCGCCGGCGACTTCGCCTACCCGGAACTGCTGGCCAAGAAAATCGCCAAGGCGCTGGTGGAAAAGAACACCCTTTTCACCAAGCTCTACGACATGCCCGCCCTGGACCCCGACGCGGTGCTCGAACAGATCCTGCCCGTGGCCAAACGCCTGGTGCCCTACCTCGGCGACGTGTCGAGCATCATCCAAAAGACCCTGGCCGCCGGCGGCGACGTGCTGTTCGAAGGCGCCCAGGGCACCCACCTCGACATCGACCACGGCACCTACCCCTTCGTCACCTCGTCCAACACCGTCTCGGGACAGGCCGCCGCCGGCAGCGGCTGCGCGCCAAGCGTGCTGGGCCGCGTCGTGGCCGTGGTCAAGGCCTACACCACCCGCGTCGGCTCCGGCCCGTTCCCCACGGAACTCTTCGGCACCGTCGGCGACTACCTCCAGGAAAAAGGCGGCGAATTCGGGGCCACCACCGGCCGCAAACGCCGCTGCGGCTGGCTGGACCTCGTGCTGCTGCGCGAATCCGCCCGCCTCTCCGGCCCCACGGACATCGCCCTGACCAAGCTCGACGTCTTAAGCGGCCTTTTTGAAATCAAAATCTGCATCGGCTACCGCTACAAAGGCAAAGTCTACGAATACCCGCCCCAGGACGAAGGCGCGCTGGAATTCGTCGAGCCGATCTACGAAACCATGCCCGGCTGGGAAGAAGACCTGTCCGGCATCACCACCTGGGAAGACCTGCCCCTGGCCGCCCGGGAATACGTCTCGCGCATCGAACAGTCGCTCAAAACCACCTGCTCCATCCTCTCCGTCGGCCCCGACCGTCGGCAGACGATTATCAGGGGATAG
- a CDS encoding phosphoribosylaminoimidazolecarboxamide formyltransferase has protein sequence MSDLKKMYTTVVEDPFPSELVIRLGETELVFAKRTWTIDGEEKGLRYGENPDQPAALYAPAAGRLSLGGVEFRGPGDGLICAATEEHLLQSGKHPGKTNLTDVDNGVNILQYLTAKPAAVILKHNNPCGAAWSEAGLCAAFEAAFASDRIAAFGGAIVVNRTLDVATAEKINAVYFEVVAAPDYEPAALDILKSKKNLRIFKLPGLAQLDKLVGQPYLDLKSLADGGIVAQFSFRNRILAAADFLPAQATDKAGTTVVARTPTSQEAEDLLFAWAVEAGVTSNSVIFVKNGATVAIGTGEQDRVGVVELTIFKAKTKYADSLAFAAHKLSLYELTQKAAADPEAAASLADIKARTEATMGGLAGSVVVSDGFFPFRDGVDLCIGAGVTAIAQPGGSIRDTEVIAACNEATPQVAMVFTGQRSFRH, from the coding sequence ATGAGCGACCTCAAGAAAATGTACACCACCGTGGTGGAAGACCCCTTCCCGTCCGAGCTCGTCATCCGCCTGGGCGAGACCGAGCTGGTCTTTGCCAAGCGCACCTGGACCATCGACGGCGAAGAAAAGGGCCTGCGCTACGGCGAAAATCCGGACCAGCCGGCCGCGCTCTACGCCCCGGCCGCCGGCCGCCTGTCCCTGGGCGGCGTGGAATTTCGCGGCCCCGGCGACGGCCTCATTTGCGCCGCCACCGAGGAGCATCTGCTCCAGTCCGGCAAGCATCCCGGCAAGACCAATCTCACCGACGTGGACAACGGCGTCAATATTCTCCAGTACCTGACCGCCAAGCCGGCCGCCGTCATCCTCAAGCACAACAATCCCTGCGGCGCGGCCTGGTCCGAGGCCGGCCTGTGCGCCGCCTTCGAGGCCGCCTTTGCCTCCGACCGCATCGCCGCCTTTGGCGGGGCCATCGTGGTCAACCGCACCCTGGACGTGGCCACGGCGGAAAAGATCAATGCCGTCTATTTCGAGGTGGTGGCTGCTCCGGACTACGAACCGGCCGCCCTGGACATCCTCAAGTCCAAGAAAAATCTCCGCATCTTCAAGCTTCCGGGCCTGGCCCAGCTGGACAAGCTCGTGGGCCAGCCCTACCTGGACCTCAAGTCCCTGGCCGACGGCGGCATCGTGGCCCAGTTCTCGTTCAGGAATCGCATCCTGGCCGCCGCTGATTTCCTGCCCGCCCAGGCCACGGACAAGGCTGGGACCACCGTCGTGGCCCGGACTCCGACGTCCCAGGAAGCCGAGGATCTGCTCTTTGCCTGGGCCGTGGAAGCCGGCGTCACCTCCAACTCGGTCATCTTCGTCAAAAACGGGGCCACCGTGGCCATTGGCACCGGCGAACAGGACCGGGTCGGCGTGGTCGAGCTGACCATCTTCAAGGCCAAGACCAAGTACGCCGACAGCCTGGCCTTCGCTGCCCACAAGCTGTCGCTCTACGAACTGACCCAAAAGGCTGCCGCCGATCCCGAGGCCGCCGCCAGCCTGGCCGACATCAAGGCCCGCACCGAGGCGACCATGGGCGGGCTGGCCGGATCGGTGGTGGTGTCCGACGGCTTCTTCCCGTTCCGCGACGGCGTGGACCTGTGCATCGGCGCCGGGGTCACGGCCATCGCCCAGCCCGGCGGTTCCATCCGCGACACCGAAGTCATCGCCGCCTGCAACGAAGCCACGCCCCAGGTCGCCATGGTGTTTACGGGGCAGCGGTCGTTTAGACATTAG
- a CDS encoding ribonuclease catalytic domain-containing protein, which translates to MALERYVGPGCLVEFMQGNQAQVAWVLEESSGRLRVYTLTHREEKMAMARVLPWMGPRYDGARDRSAISEILAGHQAKREAAAKAIAPLELWELAQGEVREESAEWFAGLVGEKPDVDAVAGMGRALLGCKTHFKFHAPKFEVYSAETVERRLTEAAAAEEREKVVVAGQVFFKELWHGWATGDRKKGAALAAKLDPEAAAKLAAMLRRLMADADDQESAVLWAMLRKGLPDHPLQAYILATQWGIVPPHYNYHLDQADYVAGDDWHAPYAAEIEARRAGLAALSREPEPIPFVSIDSPTTRDIDDAFFAETRPDGTIRLVLALADPALDWDFGGPLDTAVAHRASSLYLPEGVSHMLPECLGTDLYSLRAGDVRPSLVMEWDFSPEGEIVGFAMRKTFVRVAENTTYAVVEAALDRGDAAPHLQLGWRVASWLRAKRLERGAVIIERPEPEISLSGYPDDVKIEMSVCPAYPKAQLLVSELMILGNAAAADYAVSHGAAMLFRTQDARLPPEVRGIHSDPPAIQRAVRELPPTLTEPDPRPHATLAAPAYAPVTSPLRRYADLINLAQLEALLRTGAPRWSRGELEARLPLLSSRIEAVGRVQRFRPRYWKLAFLQRHCKERTFEGVVVDVAGGFISLSLPDFQIYVRATRDTLGDTIYTGQRYALRLGRIDPLTNELRVFGAEEIPASLPDEQLFGEG; encoded by the coding sequence ATGGCGTTGGAACGCTACGTCGGCCCGGGGTGTCTGGTGGAGTTCATGCAGGGCAACCAGGCGCAAGTGGCCTGGGTGCTGGAAGAGTCTTCGGGCCGGCTGCGAGTGTATACGCTCACGCATCGCGAGGAAAAAATGGCCATGGCCCGGGTGCTGCCCTGGATGGGGCCGCGCTATGACGGGGCCCGCGACCGCAGCGCGATTTCCGAGATCCTGGCTGGTCATCAGGCCAAACGCGAGGCCGCGGCCAAGGCCATCGCCCCCCTGGAGCTGTGGGAGCTGGCCCAGGGCGAGGTGCGCGAGGAATCGGCCGAATGGTTCGCCGGCCTTGTGGGCGAAAAACCCGATGTCGACGCCGTGGCCGGCATGGGCCGGGCGCTTTTGGGCTGTAAGACCCATTTCAAGTTCCACGCCCCCAAGTTCGAGGTCTATTCCGCCGAGACCGTGGAGCGCCGCCTCACCGAAGCCGCCGCCGCCGAGGAACGCGAAAAGGTGGTCGTGGCCGGCCAGGTCTTTTTCAAGGAACTCTGGCACGGCTGGGCCACGGGCGACCGCAAGAAGGGCGCGGCCCTGGCCGCCAAGCTTGATCCCGAGGCGGCTGCCAAGCTGGCCGCCATGCTGCGCCGGCTCATGGCCGACGCCGACGACCAGGAAAGCGCCGTGCTGTGGGCCATGCTGCGCAAGGGCCTGCCCGACCATCCCCTCCAGGCCTATATCCTGGCCACCCAGTGGGGCATTGTCCCGCCGCATTACAATTACCATCTCGACCAGGCCGACTACGTCGCCGGCGACGACTGGCACGCGCCCTACGCCGCCGAGATCGAGGCCCGCCGGGCCGGGCTGGCCGCGCTTTCCCGCGAGCCCGAACCCATCCCCTTTGTCAGCATCGATTCCCCCACCACCCGGGACATCGACGATGCCTTTTTCGCCGAGACCCGCCCCGATGGAACCATCCGGCTGGTCCTGGCCCTGGCCGACCCGGCCCTGGATTGGGACTTCGGCGGCCCCTTGGACACGGCCGTGGCCCACCGGGCTTCGAGCCTCTATCTGCCCGAGGGCGTGAGCCACATGCTGCCCGAGTGCCTGGGCACCGACCTTTACAGCCTGCGCGCCGGGGACGTGCGGCCGTCGCTCGTCATGGAGTGGGACTTTTCCCCCGAAGGCGAGATCGTGGGCTTCGCCATGCGCAAGACCTTTGTCCGGGTGGCGGAAAACACCACCTACGCCGTGGTGGAAGCGGCCCTGGACCGGGGCGACGCCGCGCCCCATCTGCAGCTCGGTTGGCGCGTGGCCTCCTGGCTGCGGGCCAAGCGCTTGGAGCGCGGAGCGGTCATCATCGAACGCCCCGAACCCGAGATCAGCCTGTCGGGCTACCCCGACGACGTCAAAATCGAGATGTCGGTCTGCCCGGCCTATCCCAAGGCCCAGCTCTTGGTCAGCGAACTCATGATCCTGGGCAACGCCGCCGCCGCCGACTATGCCGTGTCCCACGGCGCGGCCATGCTCTTTCGCACCCAGGACGCGCGCCTGCCGCCCGAGGTTCGCGGCATTCACAGCGATCCGCCGGCCATCCAGCGGGCCGTGCGCGAACTGCCCCCGACCCTGACCGAACCCGATCCCCGGCCCCACGCCACCCTGGCCGCGCCGGCCTACGCTCCGGTCACTTCGCCGCTGCGGCGCTATGCCGACCTCATCAACCTGGCCCAGCTCGAAGCCCTGCTGCGCACCGGTGCGCCGCGCTGGAGCCGGGGGGAGCTGGAAGCCCGGCTGCCGCTGTTGTCTTCGCGCATCGAGGCCGTGGGCCGGGTGCAGCGTTTCCGGCCGCGCTACTGGAAGCTTGCCTTTCTGCAGCGCCACTGCAAGGAACGGACGTTTGAGGGCGTGGTGGTGGACGTGGCCGGCGGGTTCATCTCCCTGTCCCTGCCCGATTTCCAGATTTACGTCCGGGCCACCCGGGACACCTTGGGCGATACGATTTACACCGGCCAGCGGTATGCGCTACGCTTGGGGCGTATCGATCCGCTCACCAACGAACTGCGGGTGTTCGGCGCGGAAGAGATTCCGGCCAGCCTGCCCGACGAACAGCTTTTCGGAGAGGGCTAA
- the plsY gene encoding glycerol-3-phosphate 1-O-acyltransferase PlsY, with protein sequence MAATAFLVLTYLLGAFPFGLVVALVGRGIDPRLAGSRNTGATNVSRLCGTKLGVLTLVLDLAKGLVPVLCARAMTDSPVFLSMVAVAAVVGHMYSVFLYGKGGKGVATTIGVFLGGAPIPALLSVAVCVAVIRVSGYVSAGSLTLAVALPILCAWLGPVFLVPAAAIIGGLVIHKHRDNIARLRSGQEKSWRKDRAKAA encoded by the coding sequence ATGGCGGCGACAGCATTTCTTGTCCTGACCTATCTGCTGGGGGCGTTTCCTTTCGGGCTGGTGGTGGCCCTGGTCGGGCGCGGCATCGATCCGCGATTGGCCGGCAGCCGCAACACCGGGGCCACCAACGTCTCGCGCCTGTGCGGCACGAAGCTTGGGGTGCTCACCCTGGTGCTGGATCTGGCCAAGGGGCTTGTCCCGGTGCTTTGCGCCCGGGCCATGACCGACTCGCCGGTGTTTCTGAGCATGGTGGCCGTGGCCGCCGTGGTCGGGCACATGTATTCGGTGTTCCTCTACGGCAAGGGCGGCAAGGGCGTGGCCACCACCATCGGCGTGTTTCTCGGCGGGGCCCCGATTCCGGCGCTGCTGTCCGTGGCCGTCTGCGTGGCCGTCATCCGGGTGTCGGGCTACGTCTCGGCCGGTTCCCTGACCCTGGCCGTGGCCTTGCCGATCCTGTGCGCCTGGCTCGGACCGGTTTTCCTGGTCCCGGCGGCGGCGATCATCGGGGGGCTTGTCATCCACAAGCACCGGGACAACATCGCCCGGCTTAGAAGCGGCCAGGAGAAATCCTGGCGTAAGGACCGGGCCAAGGCCGCCTGA
- a CDS encoding SGNH/GDSL hydrolase family protein yields the protein MLHLLYVVLGLVAVNLAAGWLLSRLPKGRGRTAGMGLLVAVDALALGLIVLELCMALFFAQSDGFNLTMSSRKWFERYWQPVNSLGYRDVEPAPRKDGEKIVMVLGDSFAAGHGVDNPADRFGDGLARRLGQGWRVVNVAKIGWDSVDEYEAMAAYPVTPDVVVLAYFVNDIYRAAEKSGHSLTFAVRFPQGTLTKYLVDHFALANFVYWRLARMGNLDDASAGFWDRLRGAYADKTVFAAHAAELDAIVAWCRERRIRLVALLIPSLSDVAGSAAMTARVAGYFGERGVDVLDLTPLIIDKKPGELVVNGVDSHANVGLNAVMADLLYRALAPAPVPAPGN from the coding sequence ATGCTGCATCTTCTGTATGTCGTCCTGGGGCTGGTCGCCGTCAATCTGGCGGCCGGCTGGCTGCTCTCACGGCTGCCCAAGGGGCGCGGGCGCACGGCCGGCATGGGCCTGCTCGTGGCCGTGGACGCCCTGGCTTTAGGGCTTATTGTCCTGGAACTGTGCATGGCGCTTTTCTTTGCCCAGTCCGACGGCTTCAACCTCACCATGTCCAGCCGCAAGTGGTTCGAGCGCTACTGGCAGCCGGTCAATTCCCTGGGCTACCGTGACGTCGAGCCGGCCCCGCGTAAGGACGGCGAGAAGATCGTCATGGTCCTTGGCGACTCCTTTGCCGCCGGGCACGGCGTCGACAATCCGGCCGACCGCTTCGGCGACGGGCTGGCCCGGCGGCTGGGGCAGGGCTGGCGGGTGGTCAACGTGGCCAAGATCGGCTGGGACTCGGTGGACGAATACGAGGCCATGGCCGCCTATCCGGTGACCCCGGACGTGGTGGTGCTGGCCTATTTCGTCAACGACATCTACCGCGCCGCCGAGAAATCGGGCCACTCCCTGACTTTTGCCGTGCGCTTTCCCCAGGGAACGCTCACCAAATACCTGGTCGATCATTTCGCCCTGGCCAACTTCGTGTATTGGCGCTTGGCCCGCATGGGCAATCTCGACGACGCCTCGGCCGGCTTCTGGGACCGGCTGCGCGGGGCCTACGCCGACAAGACGGTGTTCGCCGCCCACGCCGCCGAGCTGGACGCCATTGTCGCCTGGTGCCGGGAGCGCCGCATCCGTCTGGTGGCCTTGCTTATCCCCAGCCTGTCCGACGTGGCCGGCAGCGCCGCCATGACCGCCCGGGTAGCCGGCTATTTCGGCGAGCGGGGCGTGGACGTCCTGGATCTCACGCCGCTTATCATCGACAAAAAGCCCGGTGAGCTCGTGGTCAACGGCGTGGACAGCCACGCCAATGTCGGACTCAACGCCGTCATGGCCGATCTGCTCTACCGGGCCTTGGCCCCGGCTCCTGTCCCGGCTCCGGGCAACTGA
- a CDS encoding PAS domain S-box protein, producing MTPPQHPFGQRIRERRLARLATDPAFTLRRLAGRLGIQPSYLSRLERGAAPSLSEDNIQALARELGDDPDILLALAGKLPADVRQALLAAPGDLLPLVRGLVRNPALAPGSSAQLWQSYRESQHLARVGSFVRDLVTGQDSWSEEFFRIFGLPLDDPTPTFEDFMTLVHPEDQPAVAAVRARLMADDGPVQYAYRFRRGDGLWRHAKAVARCERGPDGRARRIHGTVQDVTTERQALSDLRSVAQFPEGNPNVVLRLARDGRLTYANQASAGLLETAGLTVGDPAPAPLAAAVAQALETGRETSLELPDGEKTQRLTVIPDSAQAHANCYGRDVTAELALAGRVHELSRELAETRASLDAVLEASHDGVVLVRADGFVLRGNAAMAQSLGRTDGPDALPGLHRNDVFGPDTAPMVEHDDLAVMAADRPSLLPPPVNVVVSDGSTRALQISRAPLRDADGRVAGFCAITRDITQWRQAAEALADSQARHQRFFDDAVLGVFRTTAEGRILAVNPALARLFGYASPEAMLAEMGDDVSAGFAEPEKRRDVVRRLASKEGLLDFENVYRRRDGTTFIGALHARMTTTPAGERLIEGFVEDISERKRIAAELAASEERLKTHLRNFPLPSFTFAKRGRDLVLADANKAAEALFRGRASAMLGSSAEAVFADAPDVYLALWSALEGRRGDRRALALRPPGASEPGLFDMTFVFVAPDTVMLHAEEITALARMRESLQRTSDQLRSILDHVPCAVYFKDTAGRCIMVNRAVAEAFGLPDEPLANLPGGSIHEPETAVRIADDDRRILASGQAETFEEDVLVRGRPRRFLTTKTPLHDEQGQPYALCGMSLDITERVELARVLEAERDTLRTILDHVPYAALLAANDGSTLFINHRFTALIGYSRHDIPHVAAWLPKAYPDPNLRARVEADWRACQGVDCRRIYPVRCGDGRSRWIEFRCTALAEGRMLITLNEADPRRVAHWLAPQPAV from the coding sequence ATGACACCCCCGCAGCACCCTTTTGGCCAACGCATCCGGGAACGCCGCCTGGCCCGGCTAGCCACCGACCCGGCCTTCACCCTGCGCCGGCTGGCCGGACGCCTGGGCATCCAGCCGTCGTACTTGAGCCGCCTGGAACGCGGGGCCGCCCCCAGCCTGTCCGAGGACAACATCCAGGCCCTGGCCCGGGAACTGGGCGATGATCCCGACATCCTGCTGGCCCTGGCCGGCAAGCTGCCGGCCGACGTGCGCCAGGCGCTTTTGGCCGCGCCCGGCGACCTGCTGCCCCTGGTGCGGGGACTTGTGCGCAATCCCGCCCTGGCCCCCGGCTCCTCGGCGCAGCTGTGGCAATCCTACCGCGAATCCCAGCATCTGGCCCGGGTGGGCAGCTTCGTGCGCGACCTGGTCACCGGCCAGGATTCCTGGAGCGAGGAATTCTTCCGCATCTTCGGCCTGCCCCTGGATGACCCTACGCCCACCTTCGAGGACTTCATGACCCTGGTCCATCCCGAGGACCAGCCGGCCGTGGCGGCGGTGCGCGCCCGGCTCATGGCCGACGACGGACCGGTGCAATACGCCTACCGTTTCCGGCGCGGCGACGGACTGTGGCGGCACGCCAAGGCCGTGGCCCGTTGCGAGCGCGGCCCCGATGGTCGGGCGCGGCGCATCCATGGCACGGTGCAGGACGTCACCACCGAACGCCAGGCCTTAAGCGACCTGCGCAGCGTGGCCCAGTTTCCCGAGGGCAACCCCAACGTTGTTTTGCGTTTGGCCCGCGACGGCCGCCTGACCTACGCCAACCAGGCCAGCGCCGGCCTGCTGGAGACCGCCGGCCTGACCGTGGGCGATCCTGCGCCCGCGCCGCTGGCCGCCGCCGTGGCTCAAGCCCTGGAAACCGGCCGGGAGACCAGCCTGGAACTGCCCGACGGCGAGAAAACCCAGCGGCTGACCGTGATCCCCGACAGCGCCCAGGCCCATGCCAACTGCTACGGCCGGGACGTGACCGCCGAACTGGCCCTGGCCGGACGTGTCCACGAACTCAGCCGGGAGCTGGCCGAAACCCGGGCCAGCCTCGACGCCGTGCTCGAGGCCAGCCACGACGGCGTGGTCCTGGTGCGGGCCGACGGGTTCGTGCTTCGCGGCAACGCGGCCATGGCCCAATCCCTTGGTCGGACCGACGGCCCGGACGCCCTGCCGGGGCTGCACCGAAACGATGTCTTTGGCCCGGACACCGCCCCGATGGTGGAACACGACGATCTGGCCGTCATGGCGGCGGACAGGCCAAGCCTCCTGCCGCCGCCCGTCAACGTCGTCGTCAGCGACGGGTCCACCCGCGCTCTCCAGATTTCCCGCGCCCCCCTGCGCGACGCCGACGGCCGGGTGGCCGGCTTTTGCGCCATCACCCGGGACATCACCCAATGGCGGCAAGCCGCCGAGGCCCTGGCCGATTCACAGGCCCGCCACCAGCGTTTTTTTGACGACGCGGTACTCGGCGTCTTTCGTACCACGGCCGAGGGCCGCATCTTGGCCGTCAATCCGGCCCTGGCCCGGCTTTTCGGCTACGCCTCACCCGAGGCCATGCTGGCCGAGATGGGCGACGACGTCTCGGCCGGCTTCGCCGAGCCGGAAAAACGCCGTGACGTGGTGCGACGCCTGGCCAGCAAGGAAGGGCTGCTGGATTTCGAAAATGTTTACCGCCGCCGCGACGGCACGACGTTTATCGGCGCGCTCCACGCCCGAATGACGACGACCCCGGCGGGGGAACGCCTTATCGAAGGCTTTGTCGAGGACATCAGCGAACGCAAACGCATCGCGGCGGAACTGGCCGCCAGCGAGGAACGCCTCAAGACCCATCTGCGCAACTTTCCCCTGCCAAGCTTCACCTTCGCCAAGCGCGGCCGGGACCTTGTGCTGGCTGACGCCAACAAGGCCGCCGAGGCGCTCTTTCGCGGCCGCGCCTCGGCCATGCTCGGGAGTTCGGCCGAGGCGGTCTTCGCCGACGCCCCGGACGTCTACCTGGCCTTGTGGAGCGCCTTGGAAGGCCGGCGCGGCGACCGGCGCGCCCTGGCCCTGCGTCCGCCCGGGGCGTCCGAGCCGGGGCTTTTCGACATGACCTTCGTTTTCGTGGCCCCAGACACGGTGATGCTCCACGCCGAGGAAATAACAGCCCTGGCCCGGATGCGCGAAAGTCTGCAACGCACCTCGGACCAGTTGCGCTCCATCCTCGATCATGTGCCCTGTGCCGTGTATTTCAAGGACACCGCCGGCCGCTGCATCATGGTCAACCGGGCCGTGGCCGAGGCCTTCGGCCTGCCCGACGAACCCCTGGCCAATCTGCCCGGCGGCTCCATCCACGAGCCGGAGACGGCCGTGCGCATCGCCGACGACGACCGCCGCATCCTGGCCTCGGGCCAGGCCGAAACCTTTGAGGAAGACGTCCTGGTCCGGGGCCGGCCGCGCCGCTTCCTCACCACCAAGACACCGCTTCACGACGAGCAGGGCCAACCCTACGCCCTGTGCGGCATGTCCCTGGACATCACCGAACGGGTGGAACTGGCCCGGGTGCTGGAAGCCGAACGCGACACCCTGCGCACCATCCTTGACCATGTGCCTTACGCCGCCCTGCTCGCCGCAAACGACGGATCGACATTGTTCATCAACCACCGCTTCACGGCCTTGATCGGCTACAGCCGGCACGACATTCCCCATGTGGCGGCCTGGTTGCCCAAAGCCTACCCGGACCCGAACCTGCGCGCCCGGGTCGAGGCCGACTGGCGCGCCTGCCAGGGCGTCGACTGCCGCAGAATCTATCCGGTACGCTGCGGCGACGGCCGCTCCCGCTGGATCGAGTTCCGCTGCACGGCCCTGGCCGAAGGCCGGATGCTCATCACCCTCAACGAAGCCGATCCCCGTCGGGTAGCGCACTGGCTCGCGCCCCAGCCCGCGGTCTAA